In the genome of Candidatus Electrothrix rattekaaiensis, the window GTTTCCCCTCTTGCTCCATCACCACATTCAACTGACACATTTTTTTGCTCGTTTCTTGTTTTTTATTGGTTATAGGAAAAAGACCGATACGCTGATCAAATCAGAAAACGGAACTCACCTTTGCCCAACAGGTCGTGAAGATGGAGAATTCCCACCACCTCATTGTTCTTGCCAACCACTGCGAGGACTGTAATTTCCTTACCCTGCATGAGGCTAAGGGCGTCAGCGGCCATGACCTCACCGGAAATGGTAATGGGATGCGGGGTCATTATCTCGGCTAGTTGTTTCCTGCTCTCGCCAGCTCCACAAGATTCTCCGCCTAGGCGTTTCCCCTCAAGCAGATGACGTCTGAGATCACCGTCGGTAATAATTCCGCAGAGTTTACTGGAGCCCTCAACCACCAGCACCGCCCCTATATTCTTTTTGTTCAGCTCGGCCACAGCCAGTTCCAACGTCTCTTCTTGCCTGATCAAAGGAACCTTATCACCGGTCAGCATGACCTCCCGTACAGCGACTTTTAATCGCTCTCCCAAGCTCCCACCGGGATGATTTCTGCGGAAATCTTCTTCCCGAAACCGCTTACGCCTAAGAAGAGCAACAGCCAAGGCATCCCCTAAGGCCAAGGTAGCGGTTGTTGAGGTGGTCGGGGCTAGGCCAAGCGGACAGGCCTCCCGGGGCACCGAAACGTTTAAGGTGATCGCAGCAGCATGGGCAAGAGTGGAATTGCTGTTCCCGGTCATGGCGATGATTTGCACCGCACGATTTTTCAGGCTTTCCAGCAACAAATTCAGCTCAAATGTTTCACCGGAGTACGAGATTGCCAAAACAATATCAGTAGAACTGACCATGCCCAAATCCCCATGCATGGCCTCCACCGGATGGAGAAAAAATGACGGGGTGCCGGTTGAATTGAGGGTGGCGGAAATCTTCTGCCCCACCAGCCCGGACTTACCGATCCCACTGATCACCAGCCGACTCGGGCAAGCCATAATCAAATCCACAGCCTGAACAAACTCCTCGCCCAGTGCATCACGGACAGCGGTAATTCCCTCAGCCTCCGCTGTCAGTACTTCCTGCGCCTGCTCCAACGTCATTCTGCTGTCCCTCCGAGATCAAGCACGATCCGGCCTGTTGTCTTGCCAGCAAGCATGGCCTCAATATATTGATCAAGCTGCTCAAGAGAAATACGGGTGGTCAGTCGGTCCAGCATGCGCAGACGCCAACCGTCAGCAAGGTCCTGCCAAATCTCTTCCCGGCGCACCATAGGGCAACCAGCAGAATCAATGCCGATCAGGCAGACTCCCCGCAGGATAAAAGGATACACCGTCAGGGGCAGGTCGCCGGAGGCTGCATTGCCGCAACAAGCCACAACGCCTCCATATCGGGTTGCTTTAATAGTACCAGCCAGGATCTCACCACCGACCGTATCAACCGCACCAGCCCACCGTTCTCGCAACATAGCCGCACCGGAACGGCCAGCAGCCTGCTTTCTCGAAAGGATTTCCACCGCACCCAATTCCTTTAAAAAGGCATGTTCGCTCTCCTTGCCAGTTACTGCTGTGACCTGAAAACCAAGCTTGCTCAGCAGGGCAACAGCTGTGGAACCGACACCACCGGTGGCACCGGTCACCAAGACAGGCCCCTGATCTGGACGCACACCTAATGAAATTAAACGCTCTACACATTGGGCCGCAGTAAAACCGGCTGTGCCGATCTGCATTGCCTCATACAAAGACAGACCAGCGGGTTTGGACAACACCCAGTCACTGGGTACAGAAATATATTCTGCAAATCCACCCGAGGTATTCATACCGAGATCATAACCCATACAAATGACCTCATCACCAACCTTGAACTGGCCCGTTACCGAGGCAGCCACCACCCCTGCGGCATCAATACCCGGCGTATGCGGGTAGGCCTTTGTTACCCCTCGATTACCGTTTGCTGACAGGGCATCCTTGTAATTCAGGGATGAAAAACAAACTCGAATCAGGATGTCACCGGGCGGAAGCTCAGCAACCGTGCGCTCCTCCACCATCCGATGGATGTGTTGTTTTTCATCTTCACGAGCCACGAAAGCCTTAAATTTTTTCTGTTCCATAGATATATTCCTTCTCTCATCTCTCAATACTCTCAATATACCGGTCTGACGGAATTCAAGTCACCGGCTGTCACCCGATGCTCAATCCCTTGGCAATCGAGTATAATATATTGTCCGTCCTCGGCAAGGCCTATCCCGGTTGCCGGAATTTCTTTGTCATGCCGGACATAGTGCAACTGCCTGCCTCGGAGATAATCAAATGCACGCCACTCGGCGAGCAACTGCTCCTTATCTTCACCCAGCCGTTGGCTGGCCCTGTGCAACGCCTTTACAAGCAAAGGAAGCAAAATGTCCACCTGTGGACAAGAAGCAGGCCCGGCAGAACAAGCAACCAGGGAAATACTTTTCCGACGCAGCTCCAGAGAAAACTGTTCCGGCGTTGTGCTCACATTAAGCCCGACCCCGATAACAACAAAGTCTGCCCGCCCTCTGCGAATGGATCCTGATTCTGTGAGAATCCCGGCAAGCTTTCGCTCGTGCAGATAGAGATCATTAGGCCATTTCATCATGACAGGCAGGGCTGCGATTTCCCGAATACTTGCACAAAGGCTTGTTCCAGCAGCCAGAGTAATAAGCGGCAGATCCGCGAGATCAAGCTCCGGGCGAAGAATCAGAGAAAAATAAAGACCTCCAGCAGGAGACTCGAATTCTCGTCCGCCTCGTCCTTTCCCACCGGTCTGCCTATCCGCATGAACGACAGTGCCATGCTCCGCACCCTGTTCCGCCATGTTAACGGCAAGGGTATTGGTGGAATCAATGGTCGGAAAATAATGATAAAGATGTTCCAGCATAACTTGCTTTTTCGTTTCCCTCCTGCATCATTCTCAACCTTTACTGGTAAAATTCATCCCGTCAT includes:
- a CDS encoding KpsF/GutQ family sugar-phosphate isomerase translates to MTLEQAQEVLTAEAEGITAVRDALGEEFVQAVDLIMACPSRLVISGIGKSGLVGQKISATLNSTGTPSFFLHPVEAMHGDLGMVSSTDIVLAISYSGETFELNLLLESLKNRAVQIIAMTGNSNSTLAHAAAITLNVSVPREACPLGLAPTTSTTATLALGDALAVALLRRKRFREEDFRRNHPGGSLGERLKVAVREVMLTGDKVPLIRQEETLELAVAELNKKNIGAVLVVEGSSKLCGIITDGDLRRHLLEGKRLGGESCGAGESRKQLAEIMTPHPITISGEVMAADALSLMQGKEITVLAVVGKNNEVVGILHLHDLLGKGEFRFLI
- a CDS encoding YhdH/YhfP family quinone oxidoreductase produces the protein MEQKKFKAFVAREDEKQHIHRMVEERTVAELPPGDILIRVCFSSLNYKDALSANGNRGVTKAYPHTPGIDAAGVVAASVTGQFKVGDEVICMGYDLGMNTSGGFAEYISVPSDWVLSKPAGLSLYEAMQIGTAGFTAAQCVERLISLGVRPDQGPVLVTGATGGVGSTAVALLSKLGFQVTAVTGKESEHAFLKELGAVEILSRKQAAGRSGAAMLRERWAGAVDTVGGEILAGTIKATRYGGVVACCGNAASGDLPLTVYPFILRGVCLIGIDSAGCPMVRREEIWQDLADGWRLRMLDRLTTRISLEQLDQYIEAMLAGKTTGRIVLDLGGTAE
- a CDS encoding biotin--[acetyl-CoA-carboxylase] ligase gives rise to the protein MLEHLYHYFPTIDSTNTLAVNMAEQGAEHGTVVHADRQTGGKGRGGREFESPAGGLYFSLILRPELDLADLPLITLAAGTSLCASIREIAALPVMMKWPNDLYLHERKLAGILTESGSIRRGRADFVVIGVGLNVSTTPEQFSLELRRKSISLVACSAGPASCPQVDILLPLLVKALHRASQRLGEDKEQLLAEWRAFDYLRGRQLHYVRHDKEIPATGIGLAEDGQYIILDCQGIEHRVTAGDLNSVRPVY